A single genomic interval of Lucilia cuprina isolate Lc7/37 chromosome 2, ASM2204524v1, whole genome shotgun sequence harbors:
- the LOC111676866 gene encoding DNA-directed RNA polymerase II subunit RPB11, which yields MNAPPTFESFLLYEGEKKIIKELDTKVTNAAIFTVNKEDHTLGNLIRNQLLKDPNVLFAGYKVPHPLEHKFVIRIQTTADYSPHEAFMNAITDLLAELSLFEERFKDAIKEKKEGGD from the exons ATGAATGCACCTCCCACATTTGAGTCATTTTTACTTTACGAAGGCGAAAAGAA aattattaaagaattgGACACGAAAGTGACAAATGCCGCCATATTTACAGTCAATAAGGAAGATCACACTTTGGGAAACTTGATTAGAAA tcaattgttaAAGGATCCCAATGTTTTGTTTGCCGGCTACAAAGTACCTCATCCTTTGGAACATAAATTCGTTATTCGTATTCAAACTACGGCTGATTATTCTCCTCATGAAGCGTTTATGAATGCTATCACTGATCTTTTAGCTGAACTTTCACTATTCGAGGAAAGATTTAAG GATgctataaaagaaaagaaagaggGTGGCgattaa